From a region of the Thiorhodovibrio winogradskyi genome:
- a CDS encoding DUF4926 domain-containing protein codes for MTNKIQDLDVVALLRDIPEEGLIKGQVGTVVDQLGESAYEVEFCDNNGKAYAMLGILEEDLIVLHYSQAEAA; via the coding sequence ATGACCAATAAAATTCAAGATCTGGATGTTGTTGCTTTACTTCGCGATATACCAGAAGAAGGATTAATTAAAGGACAAGTTGGAACCGTGGTTGACCAACTTGGCGAATCCGCTTATGAAGTTGAATTCTGTGACAATAATGGCAAAGCTTACGCAATGCTTGGAATTCTTGAAGAGGATCTGATTGTACTTCATTACTCGCAAGCCGAGGCTGC
- a CDS encoding PIN domain-containing protein, with the protein MNLIVDASVALKWFFREREDEDDVEPALALLAGIDTDHYRLWQPPHFLAEVAAVLAREKPDAALEDLADLRLIPWHTVDNQVFTTIKTEGLLLPPELIARVANLDP; encoded by the coding sequence GTGAACCTGATCGTCGATGCCAGCGTCGCCCTGAAATGGTTCTTTCGCGAACGCGAGGACGAAGACGACGTTGAGCCAGCCTTGGCTCTACTCGCTGGTATCGACACCGATCACTATCGGCTGTGGCAGCCCCCGCACTTTCTTGCGGAAGTCGCTGCCGTGCTCGCCCGCGAGAAGCCCGATGCGGCTCTGGAGGATCTGGCCGATCTCCGCCTTATTCCATGGCACACCGTTGATAACCAAGTTTTCACGACCATCAAAACCGAAGGTCTGCTCCTGCCACCAGAGCTGATCGCCCGCGTCGCGAACCTCGATCCCTAG
- a CDS encoding nuclease-related domain-containing protein translates to MATIIPSDLTRLALSGAHEPEIATLAVLRDRLPAAYTVFHGVHWTRQYNGHTVYGEIDFVVLNRAGQVLCTEQKNGPLEEADGQLIKHYGDSRKNVGEQIQRFLPVDVLGLYIYLP, encoded by the coding sequence ATGGCCACCATCATCCCCTCCGACCTAACCCGCCTGGCACTGAGCGGCGCCCATGAGCCAGAGATTGCCACCCTCGCCGTGCTGCGCGATCGCCTGCCGGCGGCCTACACCGTCTTTCACGGGGTGCATTGGACTCGCCAGTACAATGGCCACACAGTCTATGGCGAGATCGACTTTGTTGTGCTCAACCGCGCCGGGCAGGTGCTGTGCACCGAGCAGAAGAACGGTCCGCTGGAAGAAGCCGATGGGCAGCTGATCAAGCACTATGGCGACAGCCGCAAGAATGTCGGTGAGCAGATTCAGCGCTTCTTGCCGGTCGATGTGCTTGGTTTGTATATCTACTTGCCGTAG
- a CDS encoding DUF4007 family protein yields the protein MKLKHQQTSFGRHETFPLRVGWLPKSLMALRQDADVFNQHEQAMRTLGVGRNMVKAIQYWLRVCNLVEFDTKQNAAPACITALGDALLGERADPYLEDDATLWIIHWLIASNAEMATGFFWFFNRFAAPRFKDADALLAMKDFAATELHLTTRAETTLKSDISTLLRLYAAVPGRTDEHLDALLAPLGLVEADPDGGYRSPRTSRPFMPQLALDFALAQRFAAEPDLQALPVRSILYAEGAWAAPGAVFRLNEEGLMTQLERLIATRPDQYALRDTAGLHQLFWRDRERRPEPLAVLRDYYRRYFL from the coding sequence ATGAAGCTCAAACACCAGCAAACCAGCTTCGGTCGCCACGAGACTTTTCCGTTGCGCGTCGGCTGGTTGCCGAAGAGCCTGATGGCGCTGCGGCAGGATGCAGATGTATTCAACCAACATGAGCAGGCGATGCGCACCCTTGGTGTTGGGCGCAACATGGTGAAGGCCATTCAATACTGGCTGCGTGTCTGCAACTTGGTTGAGTTTGACACGAAGCAAAATGCCGCGCCTGCGTGTATCACCGCCTTGGGTGATGCGCTGCTTGGTGAGCGCGCCGATCCCTATCTAGAAGATGACGCGACCCTGTGGATCATCCACTGGCTAATTGCTTCCAATGCTGAGATGGCGACCGGTTTTTTTTGGTTCTTCAACCGCTTCGCCGCGCCTCGCTTCAAAGACGCCGATGCGCTTTTGGCGATGAAAGACTTTGCCGCCACCGAGTTGCATCTGACGACTCGTGCAGAAACTACCCTCAAATCTGATATATCCACCCTGCTGCGCCTCTACGCCGCCGTGCCGGGGCGCACCGATGAACATCTCGATGCTTTGCTCGCACCGCTGGGTCTGGTCGAAGCCGATCCGGACGGGGGCTACCGCAGTCCGCGCACTTCGCGTCCTTTTATGCCCCAATTGGCGCTGGATTTTGCCCTCGCGCAGCGCTTTGCCGCCGAGCCCGATCTTCAAGCCCTCCCGGTGCGTTCCATCCTCTATGCCGAGGGCGCTTGGGCCGCGCCTGGCGCGGTGTTCCGGCTAAATGAAGAAGGACTGATGACGCAGCTTGAGCGGCTGATCGCCACCCGTCCCGATCAGTACGCACTGCGCGACACCGCGGGTCTGCATCAACTGTTCTGGCGCGATCGTGAGCGTCGCCCGGAGCCGTTAGCAGTGTTGCGGGACTACTATAGAAGATACTTTTTGTGA
- a CDS encoding phosphoadenosine phosphosulfate reductase family protein, which yields MTDLAAKPPVRHLLGLSGGKDSSALAIYMRDRVPEMEYFFADTGAELPETLEFIDLLQDYLGKPIVRLNSARSFDYYLKFHKNYLPSPKQRWCTFNLKLLPFEEFVGNDKVISYVAIRADEPDRAGYISSKRNIRTRFPFKEDGLTKDDIQDILESAGLGMPRYYEWRSRSGCYFCFFQRREEWAGLKQYHPDLYERAKAYEKADEETGKVYTWNQSGTLDELVERAEKAEPVSLKNKPSRKLIDRFGNSEDDEDHGCILCSL from the coding sequence ATGACTGACCTCGCCGCAAAACCACCTGTTCGCCATCTGCTTGGTCTCTCCGGTGGCAAGGACAGCTCCGCGCTTGCCATCTATATGCGTGACCGAGTGCCGGAGATGGAATATTTCTTTGCCGACACTGGGGCGGAATTGCCGGAGACTTTGGAGTTTATTGATTTGCTCCAAGATTATCTCGGAAAACCGATTGTGCGCTTGAATTCCGCGCGATCATTCGATTACTACCTGAAATTCCATAAGAATTATTTACCATCACCAAAGCAGCGGTGGTGTACATTCAACCTTAAGCTTTTACCATTTGAAGAGTTTGTCGGAAACGATAAAGTGATCTCCTATGTGGCTATTCGTGCGGATGAGCCAGATCGCGCTGGCTATATTTCCAGCAAACGGAATATAAGGACGCGCTTTCCTTTCAAGGAAGACGGTCTTACTAAAGACGATATTCAGGACATACTCGAATCAGCTGGCCTTGGTATGCCGCGCTATTACGAATGGAGAAGCCGGTCAGGGTGTTATTTTTGCTTTTTTCAGCGCCGTGAGGAGTGGGCCGGATTGAAACAATATCATCCGGATTTGTACGAGCGGGCAAAAGCCTACGAAAAAGCCGATGAGGAAACGGGTAAGGTATACACATGGAATCAATCTGGCACGCTCGATGAGCTTGTGGAGCGCGCCGAGAAAGCCGAGCCGGTGTCTCTAAAAAACAAGCCATCAAGGAAGCTTATCGATAGATTTGGTAACAGCGAAGATGATGAAGACCATGGTTGCATCCTTTGCAGTCTATAG
- a CDS encoding type IV secretion system DNA-binding domain-containing protein, which translates to MNLFNATLTDYVTSEWDRVLSDPGGPREARFIVQSLAPDNTFAFFEALEQHADKWRASTRIECHFRVATGLWEDWYRGGRRAELDQDMKRLGGVGEDGERRWIDQDDRLTWYRNRTRSAGDDGLVVVLVGLNHASDQGGLASFHCVDESRIWQAMGQCFLPWVHRLNEDFALEATPSEMERLDAVLQELFAVRPRQLERLAGFLEAEVIQDGRDLFNLTEVTERFYAALPFWNIPPFFDIGSAKASRAQITAAADFISHRRFKSKAEQKKAVKKLEDALANGGLAVPRTCEDLPLYETAEDYLDTLKTFICDGDTQARDQLLQTDLGPVLKLLKQRESKPKAPKKPTRLKRLSLESLLEAVWQTLKDVARTPGEPLWEQLQGIRIEVQSFQHDLKSDDSGGVGANLLAQELLQSCLGGLPELFEGLELRLPVDSDQAERSPSSWERVVPIRLHLPLAEGDEPPLKYGTSRARPHLQFKVFVDLIDDEEGYARPFQWALEPTAPERVLIECARTVLARWNEAPQPHQLLPAFRIPDVEMTALFYAADAEEANRLVGHALNQLELLNLFDGLSPAQVDAQLWEQVLALSAAYRTWLTYCVEQGFYRAMADYFLPLLQHYQALAARVLDPRLLGSQELLNRLYKAFLLVDRQMAPQDGFLHSALVLGISPPVLELMAGRLRFLGDGFPEVAAALVLGREADAAFGQLLKLVEMHRPLAGLVVDQHKHLSAEIKSFGLLHYLGEKRATAKSLAVQTLLRDEESDDDDDVSDSIAATEEQEIVLRVLEDYLQLYPFAEDGLRILALHVAELGTILSGVHLFLKRYLKKTSKDWPAFHCEVMVYTTSSSPMAMENRLAAWRHQVAETYRESGRPLVLSVGHRYAPGREAMIERLGQEARLYDIAFLFRFLEGQLAGETEPALPFAFDFNATNIGQFPISEYPRPIRATDPTRRQSLLSNRRLRIQTHHADLSARLRHPQNGHRDHLVFGRIDYTPWQPVVQTLHRHAQWVACIDPFIDKQLLRVSEHGDERKIVGFTSGLGDYGELNLSISTEQDTLKALAERVHGELIELLPYQDGPALQAMSARVVAEAEEIIGLSSLRAVVGQGERIREVVGFAAIRRALAAPPGTVSQLLPADALLHWFADSAFTHRPDLLQLSLELRGDDLPLVHATVIECKFALHNPVHLAHASDQVQDGLAHLTQLFAPNRDDLHRYSFDRRYWWAQLQRALASRVVVNLPEQAWLQLDQALENLAEGYFEIAWQGALFTFWTNEPGAEPVLTPLALPAGVIRAPLRSDDDFVIYQVALGHVGLMRLFDETAPLGQIDLGDAAARVRATAVRAGSGEAEVPPLTAEAGAEAALAAAETGRRDNVVSLADRPGFRTVPPRPPRLVSHRPLPDSRVADPYQGNLAVAYPADQERDAEREPPLRIESVVAASAEVPERLLLGTKADNTPVYWHYGHERLPNRHLLAFGSSGSGKTYAIQCLLAEMAAQRQHALIVDYTDGFLPGQVAPLFETMAAPHSHFVRTAKLPLNPFRRQQLVVDPNAPPVPENPYEVATRVASIFSSVYESMGDQQFSTLVSVLEAGVSSGGGFSLSCLPERLRDHNQYGVTLASKLEPLIKADPFREGDGPAWQDMLADPEHWVQILQLKSLGREIQKLVTEFALWDLYDYAGTHGSTQRPIPVVLDEIQNLDHRPDSPIDKMLREGRKFGLSLILATQTTSNFNNEQRDRLFQAAHKLFFKPADTEIDRFATLLGQITSQSKADWAQRLAQLKRGYCWSLGPVETSSGALKTVPLLVKVSALEERVFDASN; encoded by the coding sequence TTGAATTTGTTCAACGCAACGCTTACGGATTATGTCACCAGCGAATGGGATCGTGTGTTGAGCGATCCGGGCGGTCCGCGCGAGGCGCGTTTCATCGTGCAGAGCTTGGCGCCGGATAACACTTTCGCGTTCTTCGAGGCGTTGGAGCAACACGCGGACAAGTGGCGAGCGAGCACGCGGATCGAATGCCATTTTCGGGTAGCAACCGGTCTTTGGGAAGACTGGTATCGCGGCGGGCGGCGGGCGGAACTGGATCAGGACATGAAACGGCTCGGCGGCGTGGGGGAGGATGGCGAGCGGCGCTGGATCGATCAAGATGATCGCTTGACTTGGTATCGCAATCGCACCCGCAGCGCTGGGGATGATGGGCTGGTGGTGGTGCTGGTCGGGCTGAATCATGCTTCGGATCAGGGCGGGTTGGCGAGCTTCCATTGCGTCGATGAGTCGCGCATCTGGCAGGCAATGGGGCAGTGTTTTCTGCCGTGGGTGCATCGGCTGAACGAAGATTTTGCTTTGGAGGCAACGCCGAGCGAGATGGAACGCTTGGACGCGGTCTTGCAGGAGTTGTTCGCGGTGCGGCCCCGGCAGTTGGAGCGGCTGGCGGGCTTTCTGGAGGCAGAAGTCATTCAGGATGGCCGCGATCTGTTCAATTTGACGGAGGTGACGGAGCGCTTCTATGCGGCGCTGCCGTTCTGGAATATTCCGCCGTTCTTCGACATCGGTTCGGCGAAGGCGAGCCGTGCGCAGATCACCGCGGCGGCGGATTTCATCTCCCACCGGCGTTTCAAGAGCAAGGCGGAGCAGAAAAAGGCGGTCAAGAAACTGGAGGATGCGCTCGCGAATGGCGGGCTGGCGGTGCCGCGCACGTGCGAGGATCTGCCGCTCTATGAAACGGCAGAGGATTATCTCGATACCCTGAAGACCTTTATTTGCGATGGGGACACCCAGGCGCGTGATCAGTTATTGCAGACCGATCTCGGGCCGGTGCTGAAATTGCTGAAGCAGCGGGAATCCAAGCCAAAAGCACCTAAGAAACCCACGCGACTAAAGCGGCTCAGTCTGGAGAGTTTGCTTGAAGCGGTGTGGCAGACGCTGAAGGATGTCGCGCGAACGCCGGGCGAGCCGCTGTGGGAACAGTTGCAGGGAATTCGCATTGAGGTGCAGAGCTTTCAGCATGATCTGAAATCCGACGATAGCGGTGGTGTTGGCGCCAATCTGCTCGCGCAGGAATTGCTGCAAAGCTGTCTTGGCGGGCTGCCGGAGCTGTTCGAGGGGCTGGAGTTGCGCCTGCCGGTCGATAGCGATCAGGCCGAGCGCTCGCCGTCAAGCTGGGAGCGGGTGGTGCCGATTCGGCTGCATCTGCCGCTTGCGGAAGGAGACGAACCGCCACTGAAGTACGGCACCAGCCGGGCGCGACCGCATTTGCAGTTTAAGGTGTTCGTCGATCTGATCGACGATGAGGAGGGCTATGCGCGGCCCTTCCAGTGGGCGCTGGAGCCGACCGCGCCTGAGCGGGTGCTGATCGAGTGCGCGCGCACGGTGCTGGCGCGCTGGAACGAGGCACCGCAGCCGCATCAGCTCTTGCCGGCTTTTCGCATCCCGGATGTAGAGATGACGGCGCTCTTTTATGCCGCCGATGCCGAGGAGGCCAATCGCCTGGTCGGCCATGCGCTGAACCAGCTTGAACTGCTGAATCTGTTCGATGGGCTGTCGCCGGCGCAGGTCGATGCGCAACTCTGGGAGCAGGTGCTGGCCTTGTCAGCGGCGTATCGAACCTGGCTGACCTATTGTGTCGAGCAGGGTTTCTATCGGGCGATGGCGGATTATTTCCTGCCGTTGTTGCAGCACTATCAGGCGCTGGCCGCGCGGGTGCTGGATCCGCGATTACTCGGTAGTCAGGAGCTGTTGAACCGGCTGTATAAGGCGTTTCTGTTGGTTGATCGGCAGATGGCACCGCAGGATGGGTTTTTACATTCGGCGCTGGTGCTCGGCATCAGCCCGCCGGTGCTGGAGCTGATGGCCGGGCGGCTGCGCTTTCTCGGCGATGGCTTCCCGGAGGTGGCAGCGGCCTTGGTGCTCGGGCGCGAGGCTGACGCGGCTTTCGGGCAGTTGCTGAAACTGGTGGAGATGCATCGCCCGCTCGCCGGGCTGGTGGTCGATCAGCACAAACACTTATCGGCGGAGATCAAGTCCTTCGGGCTGCTGCATTATCTCGGGGAGAAACGCGCGACGGCGAAGAGTCTGGCGGTGCAGACGCTGCTGCGCGATGAGGAAAGCGATGACGATGATGATGTCAGCGACAGCATCGCGGCGACCGAGGAACAGGAGATCGTGCTGCGGGTGCTGGAGGATTATCTTCAGCTTTATCCCTTTGCCGAGGATGGGCTGCGCATTCTGGCGCTGCATGTGGCCGAGCTGGGGACCATTCTCTCGGGTGTGCACCTGTTCCTGAAACGCTATCTGAAAAAGACCAGCAAAGATTGGCCGGCTTTTCATTGCGAGGTCATGGTCTATACCACCTCGTCCTCGCCCATGGCGATGGAAAACCGGCTCGCGGCCTGGCGTCATCAGGTGGCAGAGACTTATCGCGAAAGTGGCCGTCCGCTGGTGCTCTCGGTCGGGCATCGCTACGCGCCGGGGCGCGAGGCAATGATCGAGCGGCTCGGTCAGGAGGCGCGGCTCTATGACATTGCCTTTTTGTTCCGCTTTCTGGAGGGCCAGCTTGCCGGGGAGACGGAGCCGGCGCTGCCGTTTGCGTTCGATTTTAATGCAACCAACATCGGGCAGTTTCCTATCAGCGAGTATCCGCGCCCGATTCGCGCGACCGACCCGACCCGGCGGCAGAGTCTGCTGAGTAATCGACGCCTTCGCATTCAAACCCATCATGCCGATCTGTCGGCGCGGCTGCGGCATCCGCAAAATGGGCATCGGGATCATCTGGTGTTTGGGCGGATTGATTACACTCCCTGGCAGCCAGTGGTGCAGACGCTGCATCGCCATGCGCAATGGGTAGCCTGCATTGATCCCTTTATCGACAAGCAGTTGCTGCGCGTGTCCGAGCACGGGGATGAGCGCAAGATTGTCGGCTTCACCTCTGGGCTGGGCGATTATGGCGAGCTGAATCTGTCCATTTCCACTGAGCAGGACACGCTCAAGGCGCTGGCCGAGCGCGTGCATGGCGAGCTGATCGAGCTTCTGCCCTATCAGGATGGCCCGGCGCTCCAGGCGATGTCCGCTCGGGTGGTGGCGGAGGCTGAGGAGATCATCGGCTTGTCGTCCTTGCGTGCCGTGGTGGGGCAGGGCGAGCGCATTCGCGAGGTGGTCGGTTTCGCGGCCATTCGCCGCGCGCTGGCGGCACCGCCAGGGACGGTGAGCCAGTTATTGCCGGCGGATGCGCTGCTGCATTGGTTTGCGGACAGTGCATTCACGCATCGGCCCGATCTGCTGCAATTGTCTCTTGAACTGCGCGGGGATGATCTGCCCTTGGTGCATGCGACTGTGATTGAGTGCAAATTCGCGCTGCACAATCCGGTGCATCTCGCGCATGCGAGCGATCAGGTGCAGGACGGATTGGCGCATCTGACGCAGCTTTTCGCGCCCAATCGCGACGATCTGCATCGCTACAGCTTTGATCGCCGTTACTGGTGGGCGCAGTTGCAGCGCGCGCTCGCCTCGCGCGTGGTGGTGAATCTGCCCGAGCAGGCATGGCTGCAGCTTGATCAGGCACTGGAGAATCTGGCCGAGGGCTATTTCGAGATCGCCTGGCAGGGTGCGCTCTTTACTTTCTGGACCAATGAGCCGGGTGCGGAGCCGGTGCTCACACCGCTCGCGCTGCCGGCGGGGGTGATCCGTGCGCCGTTGCGCTCGGATGATGATTTCGTCATCTATCAGGTCGCGCTCGGCCATGTCGGGCTGATGCGGTTGTTCGATGAAACCGCCCCACTCGGGCAGATCGATCTTGGCGATGCGGCCGCGCGAGTGCGGGCAACGGCGGTGCGTGCGGGCAGCGGGGAGGCCGAGGTGCCGCCGCTGACGGCAGAAGCCGGGGCAGAAGCGGCGCTGGCCGCCGCAGAAACGGGCCGTCGGGACAATGTGGTGTCGCTGGCGGATCGTCCGGGCTTCCGAACCGTTCCGCCGCGCCCGCCGAGGTTGGTCAGCCATCGCCCGTTACCCGACAGCAGGGTGGCCGATCCCTATCAGGGCAATCTGGCGGTGGCCTATCCTGCTGATCAGGAGCGGGATGCCGAGAGAGAGCCGCCGCTGCGCATCGAGTCGGTGGTGGCGGCCAGTGCCGAGGTGCCGGAGCGCTTGCTGCTCGGCACCAAAGCCGACAATACACCGGTGTATTGGCATTATGGCCATGAGCGCCTGCCGAATCGTCATCTGCTGGCCTTTGGTTCCTCCGGGTCTGGTAAGACGTATGCGATCCAATGCTTGCTCGCCGAGATGGCGGCGCAGCGCCAGCATGCGCTGATCGTCGATTACACCGATGGCTTCCTGCCGGGGCAGGTCGCACCGCTGTTCGAGACGATGGCGGCACCGCACAGCCATTTTGTCCGTACCGCGAAGTTGCCCTTGAATCCTTTCCGCCGCCAGCAGCTCGTTGTCGATCCCAATGCGCCGCCGGTGCCGGAGAACCCCTATGAGGTTGCGACCAGGGTCGCGAGCATCTTCAGCTCGGTTTACGAAAGCATGGGCGACCAGCAGTTTTCCACGCTCGTCAGCGTGTTGGAGGCTGGCGTTTCGAGCGGTGGCGGCTTTTCGCTGTCCTGCTTGCCGGAGCGCTTGCGCGACCACAATCAGTATGGCGTGACCCTAGCGAGCAAATTGGAGCCGCTCATCAAGGCGGATCCGTTCCGCGAGGGCGATGGTCCAGCCTGGCAAGACATGCTCGCCGACCCTGAGCATTGGGTGCAGATTCTACAATTGAAAAGCCTGGGCCGGGAAATCCAGAAGCTGGTCACCGAGTTCGCGCTCTGGGATCTGTACGACTATGCAGGCACCCACGGCAGCACCCAGCGCCCGATTCCGGTTGTGCTAGATGAAATCCAAAACCTTGACCACCGCCCCGATTCGCCCATCGACAAGATGTTACGCGAAGGGCGGAAATTCGGCTTGTCGTTGATTCTGGCCACCCAGACGACCAGTAATTTCAACAACGAACAGCGCGACCGCCTGTTCCAGGCGGCGCACAAGCTGTTCTTCAAGCCGGCGGATACCGAGATCGACCGTTTCGCCACCCTGCTCGGGCAGATCACCAGTCAGTCGAAAGCCGATTGGGCCCAGCGCCTGGCGCAATTGAAACGCGGCTATTGCTGGTCCCTGGGGCCGGTGGAAACCAGCAGTGGCGCGTTAAAGACGGTGCCGCTCTTGGTGAAGGTGAGTGCGCTGGAGGAGCGAGTGTTTGATGCAAGCAATTAA